The following proteins come from a genomic window of Marinihelvus fidelis:
- a CDS encoding CHAT domain-containing protein — translation MIRVAAIFGLFIASLASEASGPADLDSVVAEVEALLDAAQHNPGERVAAHAAAETLIDSTIPLAIKTGDSEVHAELLRLEWLIRLQADRLDGSEIILREALDVLGPEGGDPALRAHINTNLAYTLVLGGDFSAALRYLRGNVALSLEAGDESMLANDLYIIGDAYLKMGELGLAKRYFEESIAPFEHERGRVYFENVTKLATIQRREGDPGGALTTHKAVLAFFRQAGAYRAIPAGIEVARDYMALGQGELAVPFAVEAFDDPRAFTEQRIDAALVLLELARIDGSEDDFGHWYAVLDGLLDDDEGGEGRAYSHPVRRLAFAQITIDHHAARGDLASAERSARRGVDVYQHVLRGLEGSYDSQLAWASAAEPFVSSYIAILLNHAPDQVLDVLEQLSVDGHFAARTDGTSQAAEFFDDAVRLEAYLAAEKALVDASASASGDVTARGAVIAAARLSRDLARERYLVQGGAGDRPQTAMVATTHAPGEIDIPEGDLVLRYYVSKKASLVVIRDRHSESVMALPSIEQVKRLVDSARGQMNVAGADPWSGSLADLSAVLPIELIHSGRYRRIILVTGDVMHGVPFSAINVNPDIRPYRALAELAPVLRAPSMRTYYGSVSHPMENPPGDDVRIVIFADPQFDPASADNSSRVAFRNWSASLERLPYTAREAEAISAVYPEDSIATYLGRDATSDVLLAEGARQADVLHIATHGYFNAETPDIVGIATSSIDINGDRQRGFLSITELLKQRYETNLVVISGCETMLGRQYAGAGVRSLATGMMSQGAGAVMATLWKIPDRATAEFMRVFYVSLLRRDGDAALALNDAQLELIRSEEWYDPSIWAAFALTSTHHAVDRNVFQ, via the coding sequence ATGATTCGCGTCGCCGCCATCTTCGGGTTGTTTATAGCTTCGCTGGCCAGCGAAGCGTCGGGGCCGGCTGACCTGGACTCTGTCGTGGCCGAGGTTGAAGCGCTGCTGGATGCCGCGCAGCACAACCCCGGTGAGCGGGTCGCGGCACACGCCGCCGCTGAAACGTTGATCGACTCCACCATCCCGCTGGCTATAAAAACGGGAGACAGCGAGGTCCATGCCGAGTTGCTGCGGCTGGAATGGTTAATCCGCTTGCAGGCCGACCGGCTGGACGGCAGCGAGATCATCCTGCGCGAAGCCCTGGATGTACTTGGGCCGGAAGGTGGCGATCCGGCGCTGAGGGCGCACATCAATACCAACCTGGCCTACACACTGGTCCTGGGCGGGGATTTTTCCGCGGCGCTGCGTTACCTGCGTGGAAACGTGGCGTTAAGCCTGGAGGCCGGTGATGAATCGATGCTGGCGAACGACCTTTACATCATCGGGGATGCCTACCTGAAGATGGGCGAGCTTGGCCTGGCCAAGCGCTATTTCGAAGAGTCGATTGCGCCATTCGAGCACGAGCGGGGGCGGGTCTATTTTGAGAACGTGACCAAGCTGGCCACGATCCAGCGCCGGGAGGGGGACCCCGGCGGCGCGCTGACAACACACAAGGCGGTGCTGGCGTTCTTCCGGCAGGCCGGCGCCTATCGGGCCATCCCGGCCGGCATCGAGGTCGCACGTGATTACATGGCGTTGGGGCAGGGCGAGCTGGCCGTACCCTTTGCCGTTGAGGCGTTCGATGACCCTCGCGCATTTACCGAGCAACGGATTGACGCTGCATTGGTGTTGCTGGAACTCGCCCGGATTGACGGCAGCGAAGACGATTTCGGTCATTGGTACGCGGTGCTCGATGGCCTGCTGGACGACGATGAAGGTGGCGAGGGCCGTGCCTACAGCCACCCCGTGCGGCGCCTGGCGTTTGCGCAAATCACGATCGATCACCATGCCGCCCGTGGAGACTTGGCAAGCGCCGAGCGCAGTGCCCGGCGGGGCGTCGATGTTTACCAACATGTCTTGCGGGGGCTGGAGGGATCATACGATAGCCAACTGGCCTGGGCCTCGGCGGCGGAACCCTTTGTCTCCAGCTATATCGCCATATTGCTCAACCATGCGCCGGACCAGGTTCTTGATGTCCTGGAGCAGTTGTCGGTTGATGGGCATTTTGCCGCCCGGACAGACGGCACATCCCAAGCTGCGGAATTTTTTGATGACGCGGTGCGGCTTGAAGCCTACCTGGCTGCCGAAAAGGCATTGGTCGACGCCAGCGCCTCGGCCAGCGGGGATGTGACTGCACGGGGCGCGGTGATTGCGGCCGCAAGGTTGTCCCGCGACCTGGCCCGGGAGCGCTACCTGGTGCAGGGCGGGGCAGGCGATCGGCCCCAGACCGCGATGGTAGCCACAACACATGCGCCCGGTGAGATTGACATCCCCGAAGGTGACCTGGTCCTTCGTTACTACGTCAGCAAGAAGGCCAGCCTGGTGGTCATCCGTGACAGGCATTCGGAATCGGTGATGGCCCTGCCGTCGATTGAGCAGGTGAAACGGCTTGTTGATAGCGCCCGGGGCCAGATGAACGTGGCCGGGGCGGACCCCTGGTCGGGTTCGCTGGCCGACCTTTCCGCGGTGCTGCCGATAGAGCTGATCCATTCCGGCCGCTACCGGCGCATCATCCTGGTGACCGGTGATGTCATGCACGGCGTACCGTTTTCTGCCATCAATGTGAATCCCGATATCAGGCCGTACCGGGCACTGGCCGAGCTCGCCCCGGTCTTGCGCGCGCCTTCCATGCGAACGTATTACGGATCAGTGTCCCACCCGATGGAGAACCCGCCGGGTGATGATGTTCGCATCGTTATTTTCGCGGATCCCCAGTTTGACCCGGCATCTGCCGACAATTCCAGCCGGGTGGCTTTCCGCAACTGGTCCGCCTCGCTGGAGCGCCTGCCCTACACGGCCAGGGAGGCCGAGGCGATCTCCGCGGTTTACCCTGAAGACTCGATCGCGACCTATCTTGGCCGCGACGCGACCAGCGACGTGTTGCTGGCCGAAGGCGCCCGACAGGCCGATGTCCTGCATATCGCCACGCATGGATACTTCAATGCCGAAACACCGGACATCGTTGGCATCGCCACGTCATCCATTGACATCAATGGTGATCGCCAGCGTGGGTTCCTGAGCATCACGGAATTGCTCAAGCAACGGTATGAAACCAACCTGGTGGTGATCAGCGGATGCGAAACCATGCTGGGCCGGCAGTACGCCGGCGCGGGTGTCCGCAGCCTGGCCACTGGCATGATGTCACAGGGTGCAGGCGCCGTGATGGCAACGCTTTGGAAGATTCCGGACCGGGCGACGGCAGAGTTCATGCGGGTGTTTTACGTCAGCCTTCTGCGCAGGGATGGCGACGCGGCCCTTGCCCTTAATGACGCGCAGCTTGAGTTGATCCGGAGCGAGGAATGGTATGACCCATCGATCTGGGCGGCCTTCGCGCTGACTTCCACGCATCACGCTGTCGACCGAAATGTGTTTCAGTAG
- a CDS encoding RNA polymerase sigma factor: MRGDPAAERELIEQHERPIKLLLLQRTQDAQLASDIAQDTFIIALRKLREGDLHTPDALCGFLRQVALNRLLEHFRKEKRYLRQDDGIIELQTPHKDRKAERIDQHRARRMLEGVMAQLTQPRDREILHRFYLLEEDKADICTDLELTAAHFDRVLYRARQRMRELLCENLELRALLFGGLFDG, encoded by the coding sequence GTGCGAGGGGATCCCGCCGCTGAACGGGAGTTGATCGAGCAACACGAGCGCCCCATCAAGCTGTTGCTGCTGCAGCGTACCCAGGACGCGCAACTGGCGTCCGATATCGCCCAGGACACCTTCATTATCGCCCTGCGTAAACTCCGGGAAGGCGACCTGCATACCCCGGACGCGTTGTGCGGGTTTCTTCGCCAGGTCGCCCTGAATCGCCTGCTGGAACACTTTCGCAAGGAAAAACGTTACTTGCGACAGGACGATGGGATAATTGAGCTGCAGACGCCACATAAAGACCGTAAAGCGGAACGGATAGACCAACATCGCGCAAGGAGGATGCTGGAAGGCGTCATGGCGCAACTTACGCAACCAAGGGATCGCGAGATCCTGCACCGGTTTTACCTCCTGGAGGAGGACAAGGCGGATATCTGCACGGACCTGGAACTGACGGCCGCGCATTTCGATCGCGTGCTTTACCGCGCGCGCCAGAGAATGCGGGAGTTGCTGTGCGAGAACCTCGAGCTCAGGGCGCTGCTGTTTGGAGGCCTGTTTGATGGCTGA